The following DNA comes from Scomber scombrus chromosome 7, fScoSco1.1, whole genome shotgun sequence.
GAGCTGAGGCAACTGATTTAATAATACcctgcaataaaaacaaaacaaacacacaaacctgcagCTGAGTGTCAAGATGACGTCTGGCTCATTTATCATTAATAAACCTTTCAGTTTGTTCTGTAACAGCTAGTAACATAAACACAGACCTACAATGAAAAGCCTGGAAActtatttagactgtttttaTCCCTCCAGGGCTCCACGCCTCCCATGACGGTCTTCAAAGGAAACAAGCGGCCGTACCAGAAGGACTGTGTGCTCATCATTAACCACGACACCGGGGAGTTCGTACTGGAGAAGCTGAGCAGCAGCATCCAGGTCAAGAAAACCAGGTGAGAGAGTCACAAAGTCTGAGAAACTCTCACCAATAAAAACATTAGTGAGAGGTGTGATGAAGGTCTGATCTGGACTCTGAGCTTCTTTTTAGATAAAAATTCACATAAAACCAGCTTTTAACTTGCAGGTTTGTCATAAAATAATTTTCTTATAGCAGCAGTCAACACAGCTAATCATACATGTAGgaaatattttttgtcatttctcacatgcaaaaacatatttctgatcTCAAGCCAAAGAAAACTTAAATTTACAACCATTACAGGATTCCTGCTGATACTTAAAAAGTCTTATATTCTTATATTCAGAATTAAAGTTCATAAAAAGTCTTCAACagtctgtttttaatgatgGTAGGTCTTGTGGCCTCAAACTGCTTCTCTTTGGCTCCACCTTGTGGATGTTGATCATTACTACACCACATTCAACAGATGGATCCAAAACATTGtccaaaaagtacatttattttggtAGAAACATAATTATGTGAGTTgaaattcaacatttaacatcTGAAATGAAAAGATTTTCCAGCATTTGCACctttattttcttgatatttTTATTCCAGTATTTTACATTCTGATCATATCGTCATCAGTTTATTTCACTGATAACTTTTGTACCTGCTTGTGAAATGTGTCTGCCATCATTTCTGTGTAGAAAGATCAGTATACATTCtaaaaaaggagtaaaatcagcctctatatttgtgttttaggGCGGAGGGCAGCAGTAAGATCCAGGCTCGGATCGAGCAGCAGTCGGTCCGGTCCAGCCAGCCCACCTCTCAGTTCCGGGCCCCCACAAAGCCCGGGGTCGGGGTCAAGACCTCCCCATCTCCTTCCAAGGATAATCCTTCTCCTGAGCCGCAGCTCGATGACATCAAGAGAGGTGAGGCGGAAAACATagaatattgtgttttaattacatttgtgttcatgtttcacAAATATTTGGACAAATAATAGAACGTTAAGATAAAACTTGTGTCTGTGGAGTTAATGTGAACCTCTGCTGTCTGACAGAGCTTCGAGCAGAGGTGGATGTGATCGAGCAGAtgagcagcagcggcagcagcagctcctccgACTCAGCCAGCGCCTCGGGGAGCGGCgacgacagcagcagcagcgacgGGGAGCACGACGCCCCCCGACCGCTCAGCCAGCCGCTCAGCCAGCCGCTCAGCCAACCTCTCAGCCAACCGCTCAGCCAACCCTCCCCCAACCGCCACTCCATGGCCAACGGGGGAGCCGACCGGCAGCAGGGCAGCAACCAGCTCATGAACACACTCCGTAAGTGGCTCGTGGTTAGACTTtatttctctgctgctgttagagagagggagagaaagaaacagaaaaggcaATAATCCTCTTTAGCTTTGAGCTTTGACCGTGACACTCTGTAGacctgcagctcctccagcgACAAACTGACCTCCAGCGGCAAGGACAGAAACCTtaagcagaaccgggctctaggtggACAAATATAGCAATAATCACCATTTAAAGTTCTTCCCTACACTTTACACACTGAGctatttctgtgttttgagTGTGTAAATAGCTCCAGGTCTGTCTGTGAGGCGGGGAGGAACTGAACTTTAGCTCAGTAGTCAGCAGAGTCGTATATGATCGGAGAGACTTGAGACACAATGTGAGGATCTCCTTTGCAAGATATTTTATTGATGAACACTGATTTTACACTTTAATATCCTAAGTTAAAGAAAGGAACCTCTGTACACTGTCTTGCTCACTGTTGTTTTATGAAGCTGCTGCAATGTTAGATGAAGGAAACGTATGACCACCTGAAGGTTGAATAGACCGAAACGTTGCAGCAACTTTATTATCTTCAAattaaaactgtaataaaaaaaaaccaacaggaTACTTACACCTATTTCCACCTTTATTCggatacaaatacaaacaccaGACTCTCTACATGTCCTTAATACACACAGTTTTCCTGGCATTGAGGCATTATAACCAGCATTTTAGGTACATTCACTTAGTTTTATCTTCAAATAAAGCTGTACAATTGTTTGCTTGTCTACAAACAGTCTGATTATTTGACTGTTTGTTAGTTGCCTCATTGgatcttttgtttgtgtgtctctagATCACTGCAATTACGATGTAATGCTATCACAGCCGATGTAAACGACTTGCAGAGCTGTGAAAGTAAAACCCGAACTGTGAATAAAACCCGAAAGTAAAACCCGAAACCCGAAACCCGAAAACTAGACACGTCACAATATAGAACATGTAGGAAAAGCTCATAACAtcagattaaatgttttatatgtgtcaAACAAAAGCTTCAATTAATTTTAGTCTTAAGATGCTGttaatcattatattttagatatagataatcatcattattacatgACTCcactataaataaacattaatactGAATTATCATCGCTTCCTCTCGTGCACACAAACCTGTCAGTGTATCACCTCTTCTATAAACTTTGttctaacatgtttttcttttcttctcttctgacGTTCACAGGAAACGATCTTCAGCTCAGCGAGTCGGGCAGCGACAGCGACGATGACTGAACTCCCTGCTGgtcagtctctctctccttccacactcctcctcctcctcctcctcctcttcctcccttctgccTGGTTCACTTGTTCCTTTGCTGTGACCGCTGACCCAGCTGTATATTCTCGGTTTGACtgtaattttcttctttttttctttccatttttgttattttttagtaTATCCTTTAAAGCTGGCCAGCCTGGAACTTTtaagagtgtattttttattagatgtatattttgtttttgtatagcATAAACTTTAGAAGAGAGAAAACTTTTACTTGAGAGGTATGGAAGATTATATATTAGAGTGCACATACATATTTTCTGTACTTTAGAGCAGCTAGTTTTATCTACTCGTATCGTGTCTCGTCTtttaaggagaggaggaagaagaagtggAAGAGATAGTTTCACCCTCTCCTTTTGTCTCTTCATCTATCAGAAATAGAGAGATAAGCCTCTCCTTATCGTCATGTTTTTATCAGTTTGCtgagaatagaaaaaaaagtacagaattGCTCAGATATTCTGCAACACATCACATAAAAAACTATTTCCTCCATTAGTTTATCTAGTTTGTGTTGAGATTACGATGCTCTGCGTCCTCCTAATCTCAACTCTAGTTTCTTAGTGTTGGTTTTAAtgagaaatgcattttaataaacGTCATGCTGAAGCTAAAGCTTATGTCACATGACTTTCATTAAGAGATAAAGCAAgtgttattctatattttttctttattgtcaacaaatctcccATGAGAAGATCAAAACCAACAACGTGTTAGTCCGCCTCTTAATACTACACTTCCTACTGCAGTCACCAACCGTGCTCCTGCAGAGCTACTGCCCTgtatgttttaggtatctctgcactctaacacacctgattctaattattaacctgttatcaagcagctgaagcttgtcgagggcttgataacgagttaatgaTTATAATCAGATAAGTTAGAGTGcagagatacctaaaacatgcagggcagtagcagGTTGGTGACCACTGTTCTACATTATTTGTATCTCTCAGCCACATGTCCACTGTCCAGCTGCTCAATTTAGATTTTAAGCAAATGTTACAGATACAGGAGGAAGTAGTGCATTTGTCAGGGACTATTTCCAGCGGCGGATAtatccacatttggtgctctagtgagtatttctatAGTACTGTAgtgtatttctggcagcaggacggtgtatgtgtgtgtgattgagtgaAAATAAACGGATAaattgatgcatttttaatagGTTTTGGGCAAAAACAGAGCTCTTCGgaggaataatatatatcagACACACAGTACTTGATActagatcaattcattgttggttttgttgaCAATTAGAGAAATATAATTTAACTAGTTTTTTCACGGCAAtctaattacattacaattgAGCTAAATTAACTTTCTGGTTGCTGCTCTACAGTTTTAACTTTTTAGGTTTTGGAAGTATGAAGTTTGAGTTCAAGACTGCTGTTTAACTTTATAGGAAATTTGAAGTTAAGATTTTGGCATTTTGggtcatgtttaatgtttatctACAATTTATTAAAGCCAGTTTGCAGATGTTTAAAGCTTAGTGATTGTTCACCACTAGGGGGCAAAAAATAACACACTCACATAAAACATGGACATATGTTATATCCAGTATTCACTTTTCTTCTAGTTCTGATTCAGTATCCACTAACTCCTTTTAGAAAAATATCAGTGCTACGTCTTCACCAGCTAAAGCTAATATATCTGTCATGTGATGCTGAACAGAGGACGCTCCTCTTTAAAAGGCAGAAAATccctaaaaaaaatgttgatttttcttttttttttgcaagcttATTGGTTGTTACAGCCAGTGTTACTACATTAAACCCACAGGCAGCTGTTTGAGTGTAATTTGAtgattataaatgcatttttctcaGCATTTATTTGTAGGGATCTCCTCTTTACTTACAGTTTGACGGTCAGGTGAAGTGCTTTAGCTGCCATTACTCATCATTTAGCTCACATGATAATATGTGATTCACAGTATGACCAGTTTCAGTATCAAAGCGTGTGGAAGAGAATTAGAGTTGATATGAAACATTTAGTTAATAACTGGTGAGTGAATTAGTTCAGGGTGTAGACATtaatatgaaaaacacataaaatccaaaatatgcaGCATCGAGTGTgataaaaaaaccaacaacccCCTTTTCCTCCAAAGAGCTTTAGTTCAAAATGACCACTACGTGTTTCGTGTTTGTCGTGTGTCGCTCGTTTAAAAAACCCCAGAGAAAATCGTATTTTTGCTCCAGATGTTTCATATAAAAGCTGCACCGTCGTACAGTACCATCTCATGCCTTACAGCGGCTCCGTCTGTTTTAATGAACAGTGAATGTCTCATTTTTTTGGGTGAAAAAAATGCCAAAGACTCGACCTCTCGCGGCTCATCGTGTGCAGAGAGCGGACAAGTTCACAGCGCGTTTAATGTTGGTGTTGTGGATTTGAGTCGTGATGTCAGTGATTGTTTCCTTTATGATCTGCTGGTGTTAATTGAATATGATTTGGTGCTGATCGTacagaactgtgtgtgtgtgtgtgtatcgtTATTAGTGAAACACAACAgcctaaaaacacacaatgaaggAGTTTCATTACAAAATGACTAAACTGACAGTTCAGAGCTTTTTCTGAGAAGATGTTCCACTCTGAAAAAACTCCTGATTAATGATCtttttttgactgatattgaatgtttagtttagtttttttatgaggaaggaGAAATTGTTCATCATTGTTGTTAAATAAAGTCAGTATAACTCTGCAGGACATTACTGTAGGTTGCATTTCTCAGTGTACAAATAGTTGAAATTCATCCCACTTATAATAGTTGCAACAGGAGACAACAAGCAACAAATCTGACTGCAATTTAAGCAAAATTGCGAGTCTCCAAAATCCAAACTTCCTGAGGTTTGAGAGCTGAGTGGTGAATTATTagaagcagcagaggaggagggacgCTGTTCGGCTGCAGCGAAATTGCTCaatgacattaaaatatttgatgaaaCATGATCTAATTAACAACTTTATGGACTGTCTTCATTAGTCCGCTGGTAAAGCTAGCCACGTATGTTATCAGTTGTTTTCCTATCTTTATTCTAGAGCATGCTATATCAATTTGAAAgcatgattcattgattttcaCCTTCAGATTTTTCCCTCAAATCCCTAACCCTCGCACTCAGGTAGTCTCTGCTTGcatttacatttgaagcaaCTTCAGCGTGAGAAGGAGATCTGGACCTTGAATGCAGGAAATCTTTGCAAGCAACAATATATCTGAGTGCAAGTGTTCCAGTTTGAGCAGAAACAGAGCAAATATAAGTGCAAGCAGAGGCTATTACAGTGCGAGGGCAGAGTTTTGAGAGACAATATTACAAAATCTGAAGGTGAAATCATTAAATCATGCTCTCAAATTGATAtaccaacaaaagaaaaactcacTCAAGCATAGTCTGAACTCTGACACACAGTCCTGAGAAGatattttgtgtattattaGGACTTCAAGAaactcagtaaaaaaaagaccatGTCCAAAATCATTCCTTACTTACTGAGTATTATGGTGCATTATATAAACACTACATAACTTTCCTCTCAGCAGACGCACAGGtgcaattaaaaacattaacaatgtcTGAATCCCATTTTAGTTTTCCCAGGTTCCAGACCTCGGCATGGTGCACGATGGCTCACTGGACATTGTTAATATTATCGCTTCTACATGTTTGTTCTTCAAGCTAAGACCAatcaaaatgtcttcagtgaaaaagaaaagtcttcCTCGCTCTCCTGTTGCGGCTTTAAAAGTGGGAGAAACAGCAATTATTGGTACATTTAGGACCTTGAAACAAAGTATAAACATTCAAAAAATATCAGTCTCTACAAATCTGTAACAGTCTTTGAACGTCTATCTGCAAGAACATTAAATTCAGTATTAAGTTAAGAGAATcatctacattttttaaaatttagtaGTGAACATAAAACCTTTTTAACCCAAATGGTCTTGTagcattttgaaatgaaactcTTTCACCACCCATAAACATCAAATTCAGCTTCACCAACATCATGGTGTTATATTGGATgtaattattgttgttgttgttgttgatgaagTTCGTCTTCGCTCACCGAACAGAAGAGACGATTCCTGACACACCACACAGTACTTAAAACAGTTCAAAGACAAATATCCTGTTTTTCCAGGAGTACCAGGtactatatatgtatttattttctttatatggGAAATGAACCACCTGCCCAGTGTTGGTAAAATTTAATCTCATTTGGTTTTTACACATCTCCTGTACTTGAAGACAAAGCGGTGAATGAATCGCTGATGAAGGTTGGTgcaaaagtcacattttctccttttttggtttttttccttctctgtcGTCTGTTATCAAACTGTTGTATttggtgtgttgtttttagtttttagttctcatgttttgtttttgtagtgcTACGTTTTTGTGAAATATGTTTGTATAAATTTGAAGtgtattaaataaaagtgtgcagatgtatttaaaaatcaatgtttttcctcctttctttttttttcttcttatcgAGCTGATGAAGTGAATAGTTGTGTTgaaggtttaaccctcctgttgtcctcgagtcaaggaaggaagggaggaaggaaaggagggaggaaggaaggaaggagggagggaggaaggaaggagggaggaaggaagggaggacagaggaaagaggggaggaaggaaggaagaaagagaaggaaggagggaaggaaggaaagaaggaaggagggagggagggagaaaggaaaagaggtagagaggaaggaaggaaagaagcacagaggaaagaagggagggaggaaggaaggaacgaaggaaggaaggaaggaaggaggaaagaaggaaggaatgaaggaacgaaggtaggacggagggaggaaaaaaggaaagagggagggaggaaggaaggaagggagggagggaggaaggaaggaagggagggaggaaggaaagaaggaaggaagaaagggggatggagggaaagaaggaagggcagaaagagagaaggagggaggacagacggaaggaagggaggaaataaggaacagtcaaaacagacggggccAATTTGACCagagaggacgacacaaaggttaaagataTAACACTTGTCTCTTAAAGTGAAGAAACAAGAcgagtagagctgcaacaaaaaaTATACGATAAGTATCAAATATTTTGCTCAACACAAGAAGGATTCGAACCAGCAACCTTTGGGTCAGTTAGCTTCTCCCAACATTAACAAACACttgcaacaaaacaaacaaaaaaagtaaagacaACAGTCAAAAGAAATGAACTTCGATAAAAGATTATATTGCTGGTCTTAAATAATTATTGTCAAGTGAAACATACGCTTAGATGAACACCTTCA
Coding sequences within:
- the eaf1 gene encoding ELL-associated factor 1 translates to MNGSTNPLLDKEEHVLKLGESFEKRPKSSFHTIRYDFKPASIDTSCEGELQVGKGDEVTITLPHIPGSTPPMTVFKGNKRPYQKDCVLIINHDTGEFVLEKLSSSIQVKKTRAEGSSKIQARIEQQSVRSSQPTSQFRAPTKPGVGVKTSPSPSKDNPSPEPQLDDIKRELRAEVDVIEQMSSSGSSSSSDSASASGSGDDSSSSDGEHDAPRPLSQPLSQPLSQPLSQPLSQPSPNRHSMANGGADRQQGSNQLMNTLRNDLQLSESGSDSDDD